From Carassius gibelio isolate Cgi1373 ecotype wild population from Czech Republic chromosome B21, carGib1.2-hapl.c, whole genome shotgun sequence, the proteins below share one genomic window:
- the LOC127985873 gene encoding endothelial PAS domain-containing protein 1 isoform X1, which translates to MISKHLEMVRDQLSDECHGKARRKHIFIERKKRRVCTEWRKAHSRLAAQSRRRKESQLFKELTALLPLDPSTDGQRDKASVIRLTVAYLHLRDLMNTCALSMMTQSSPPSPGVSAKSHERELLDSAFGGFVVLLSLNGKVIFTTKGITTHTGINQMDLIGRSLLEFLHPCDQMEVKDLLTRLIGNRGQQECEVFLRIKSVMNQKLTPWKIIQCTGKKKSSSTPGSSCLVLQCRVLPMQDVTELNAALNISTFMSVHSPDMKFTYCHSRVVKLTGFHNTELLGQSVYQYYHPSDCQKIHRAHVYLFSKGQVSTGKYRLLHGHGGYVWAETDASLVCNSRTGVPESVVCINYILSGVEQPDLTYLLKQTEQLLKPHDFLLKESNPAAFPLVTKSDECNSPTRALNQRVFFSESDMQEVHDCTEITHNTEECCNFNCDLCELDLDSLAPYIPMHGEDFLLTPVFEGTEDSAELNMCGSSFNSPHQKLDPRLQNSEGTVFHPLKRLTHTKQSVSHYFFTNRNNDTDLISTQQWNESLDPVNRNSKGETYLWREDALKVLQRPNRTHWTFDGSTPRPYGGDPNTLGIKFRSLPENPRCHPQNRRYRADVKALPAPLTLPVLSGWECEVNAPLDPTSYLLQGTEIIAVLDQVASSVPWC; encoded by the exons atgatttcaaaacatttggaAATGGTTAGGGATCAACTGAGTGACGAGTGCCATGGAAAAGCTAGAAGAAAGCACATATTTATTGAGCGGAAGAAAAGGAG GGTTTGCACAGAATGGAGAAAAGCACATTCCCGTTTGGCAGCACAGAGCAGGCGGAGAAAGGAGAGTCAGCTGTTCAAGGAGTTAACTGCTCTTCTGCCTCTGGACCCCAGTACGGATGGTCAGCGAGACAAAGCTTCAGTCATACGTCTCACAGTCGCTTACCTGCACCTGAGGGATCTTATGAACACCTGTGCACTGTCCATGATGACTCAGTCATCTCCTCCTTCACCAG GAGTATCGGCTAAATCTCATGAAAGGGAGTTGCTAGATTCTGCCTTCGGAGGGTTTGTGGTTTTGTTGTCTTTGAATGGCAAGGTCATCTTCACCACTAAGGGCATAACTACACACACTGGAATTAACCAG ATGGATTTGATCGGAAGGAGTTTGTTGGAGTTCTTGCATCCATGTGATCAGATGGAGGTCAAAGACCTTCTCACGAGACTGATCG GCAACCGAGGACAGCAAGAATGTGAGGTGTTCCTCCGCATTAAAAGTGTGATGAACCAGAAGCTGACTCCTTGGAAA ATTATTCAGTGTACTGGAAAGAAAAAGTCATCTTCCACACCTGGATCCAGTTGTCTAGTCCTTCAGTGCAGGGTTCTGCCCATGCAAGACGTCACTGAACTGAATGCAGCACTGAATATAAGTACATTCATGAGCGTACACAGCCCAGACATGAAGTTCACCTACTGCCACTCAAG GGTTGTGAAGTTGACTGGCTTTCATAACACAGAGCTGTTGGGCCAATCTGTGTACCAGTACTATCATCCATCTGACTGCCAGAAAATCCACAGGGCACACGTTTACT TGTTTTCCAAGGGTCAGGTGTCGACTGGTAAATATCGGCTGCTGCACGGACATGGTGGCTATGTGTGGGCAGAAACAGACGCATCATTGGTGTGCAACAGTCGTACTGGTGTGCCAGAGAGTGTCGTCTGCATCAATTACATTCTTAG TGGAGTGGAGCAGCCCGATTTGACATATTTGCTGAAGCAGACAGAACAACTTCTGAAACCACATGACTTCCTTCTCAAAGAATCCAATCCTGCCGCTTTTCCACTTGTCACCAAATCAGATGAGTGCAACAGTCCTACAAGAGCTTTAAACCAAAGAG tttttttctcagaAAGTGACATGCAGGAAGTTCATGACTGTACAGAGATCACACATAACACAGAAGAGTGCTGCAATTTCAATTGT GATCTGTGTGAGTTAGACTTGGACAGTCTGGCTCCATACATTCCAATGCACGGAGAAGACTTCTTGCTAACTCCCGTTTTCGAGGGGACAGAGGACAGCGCTGAACTAAATATGTGTGGATCATCGTTCAATAGTCCACATCAAAAACTGGACCCTCGGCTGCAAAATTCAGAGGGAACAGTCTTTCATCCTTTAAAGAGACTTACACATACCAAACAAAGTGTCAGTCATTATTTTTTCACAAACAG AAACAACGATACTGACCTGATATCAACACAGCAGTGGAATGAGAGTCTAGATCCTGTGAACAGAAACTCAAAG GGTGAGACATATCTTTGGAGGGAGGATGCACTTAAAGTTTTGCAACGTCCCAACAGaacacactggacttttg ATGGATCAACACCAAGGCCATATGGCGGAGACCCAAATACTCTTGGAATTAAGTTCAGATCGCTTCCAGAGAATCCCAGGTGTCATCCTCAGAACAGAAGATACCGTGCTGATGTAAAAGCGCTCCCAGCACCATTGACTCTGCCTGTGCTGAGCGGCTGGGAATGTGAGGTCAATGCGCCTCTTGACCCCACATCATATTTGCTCCAAGGGACAGAAATTATAGCTGTTTTGGACCAAGTTGCCTCAAGTGTGCCTTGGTGCTGA
- the LOC127985873 gene encoding endothelial PAS domain-containing protein 1 isoform X2, translating into MISKHLEMVRDQLSDECHGKARRKHIFIERKKRRVCTEWRKAHSRLAAQSRRRKESQLFKELTALLPLDPSTDGQRDKASVIRLTVAYLHLRDLMNTCALSMMTQSSPPSPGVSAKSHERELLDSAFGGFVVLLSLNGKVIFTTKGITTHTGINQMDLIGRSLLEFLHPCDQMEVKDLLTRLIGNRGQQECEVFLRIKSVMNQKLTPWKIIQCTGKKKSSSTPGSSCLVLQCRVLPMQDVTELNAALNISTFMSVHSPDMKFTYCHSRVVKLTGFHNTELLGQSVYQYYHPSDCQKIHRAHVYLFSKGQVSTGKYRLLHGHGGYVWAETDASLVCNSRTGVPESVVCINYILSGVEQPDLTYLLKQTEQLLKPHDFLLKESNPAAFPLVTKSDECNSPTRALNQRESDMQEVHDCTEITHNTEECCNFNCDLCELDLDSLAPYIPMHGEDFLLTPVFEGTEDSAELNMCGSSFNSPHQKLDPRLQNSEGTVFHPLKRLTHTKQSVSHYFFTNRNNDTDLISTQQWNESLDPVNRNSKGETYLWREDALKVLQRPNRTHWTFDGSTPRPYGGDPNTLGIKFRSLPENPRCHPQNRRYRADVKALPAPLTLPVLSGWECEVNAPLDPTSYLLQGTEIIAVLDQVASSVPWC; encoded by the exons atgatttcaaaacatttggaAATGGTTAGGGATCAACTGAGTGACGAGTGCCATGGAAAAGCTAGAAGAAAGCACATATTTATTGAGCGGAAGAAAAGGAG GGTTTGCACAGAATGGAGAAAAGCACATTCCCGTTTGGCAGCACAGAGCAGGCGGAGAAAGGAGAGTCAGCTGTTCAAGGAGTTAACTGCTCTTCTGCCTCTGGACCCCAGTACGGATGGTCAGCGAGACAAAGCTTCAGTCATACGTCTCACAGTCGCTTACCTGCACCTGAGGGATCTTATGAACACCTGTGCACTGTCCATGATGACTCAGTCATCTCCTCCTTCACCAG GAGTATCGGCTAAATCTCATGAAAGGGAGTTGCTAGATTCTGCCTTCGGAGGGTTTGTGGTTTTGTTGTCTTTGAATGGCAAGGTCATCTTCACCACTAAGGGCATAACTACACACACTGGAATTAACCAG ATGGATTTGATCGGAAGGAGTTTGTTGGAGTTCTTGCATCCATGTGATCAGATGGAGGTCAAAGACCTTCTCACGAGACTGATCG GCAACCGAGGACAGCAAGAATGTGAGGTGTTCCTCCGCATTAAAAGTGTGATGAACCAGAAGCTGACTCCTTGGAAA ATTATTCAGTGTACTGGAAAGAAAAAGTCATCTTCCACACCTGGATCCAGTTGTCTAGTCCTTCAGTGCAGGGTTCTGCCCATGCAAGACGTCACTGAACTGAATGCAGCACTGAATATAAGTACATTCATGAGCGTACACAGCCCAGACATGAAGTTCACCTACTGCCACTCAAG GGTTGTGAAGTTGACTGGCTTTCATAACACAGAGCTGTTGGGCCAATCTGTGTACCAGTACTATCATCCATCTGACTGCCAGAAAATCCACAGGGCACACGTTTACT TGTTTTCCAAGGGTCAGGTGTCGACTGGTAAATATCGGCTGCTGCACGGACATGGTGGCTATGTGTGGGCAGAAACAGACGCATCATTGGTGTGCAACAGTCGTACTGGTGTGCCAGAGAGTGTCGTCTGCATCAATTACATTCTTAG TGGAGTGGAGCAGCCCGATTTGACATATTTGCTGAAGCAGACAGAACAACTTCTGAAACCACATGACTTCCTTCTCAAAGAATCCAATCCTGCCGCTTTTCCACTTGTCACCAAATCAGATGAGTGCAACAGTCCTACAAGAGCTTTAAACCAAAGAG aAAGTGACATGCAGGAAGTTCATGACTGTACAGAGATCACACATAACACAGAAGAGTGCTGCAATTTCAATTGT GATCTGTGTGAGTTAGACTTGGACAGTCTGGCTCCATACATTCCAATGCACGGAGAAGACTTCTTGCTAACTCCCGTTTTCGAGGGGACAGAGGACAGCGCTGAACTAAATATGTGTGGATCATCGTTCAATAGTCCACATCAAAAACTGGACCCTCGGCTGCAAAATTCAGAGGGAACAGTCTTTCATCCTTTAAAGAGACTTACACATACCAAACAAAGTGTCAGTCATTATTTTTTCACAAACAG AAACAACGATACTGACCTGATATCAACACAGCAGTGGAATGAGAGTCTAGATCCTGTGAACAGAAACTCAAAG GGTGAGACATATCTTTGGAGGGAGGATGCACTTAAAGTTTTGCAACGTCCCAACAGaacacactggacttttg ATGGATCAACACCAAGGCCATATGGCGGAGACCCAAATACTCTTGGAATTAAGTTCAGATCGCTTCCAGAGAATCCCAGGTGTCATCCTCAGAACAGAAGATACCGTGCTGATGTAAAAGCGCTCCCAGCACCATTGACTCTGCCTGTGCTGAGCGGCTGGGAATGTGAGGTCAATGCGCCTCTTGACCCCACATCATATTTGCTCCAAGGGACAGAAATTATAGCTGTTTTGGACCAAGTTGCCTCAAGTGTGCCTTGGTGCTGA
- the LOC127985873 gene encoding endothelial PAS domain-containing protein 1 isoform X4 translates to MNTCALSMMTQSSPPSPGVSAKSHERELLDSAFGGFVVLLSLNGKVIFTTKGITTHTGINQMDLIGRSLLEFLHPCDQMEVKDLLTRLIGNRGQQECEVFLRIKSVMNQKLTPWKIIQCTGKKKSSSTPGSSCLVLQCRVLPMQDVTELNAALNISTFMSVHSPDMKFTYCHSRVVKLTGFHNTELLGQSVYQYYHPSDCQKIHRAHVYLFSKGQVSTGKYRLLHGHGGYVWAETDASLVCNSRTGVPESVVCINYILSGVEQPDLTYLLKQTEQLLKPHDFLLKESNPAAFPLVTKSDECNSPTRALNQRVFFSESDMQEVHDCTEITHNTEECCNFNCDLCELDLDSLAPYIPMHGEDFLLTPVFEGTEDSAELNMCGSSFNSPHQKLDPRLQNSEGTVFHPLKRLTHTKQSVSHYFFTNRNNDTDLISTQQWNESLDPVNRNSKGETYLWREDALKVLQRPNRTHWTFDGSTPRPYGGDPNTLGIKFRSLPENPRCHPQNRRYRADVKALPAPLTLPVLSGWECEVNAPLDPTSYLLQGTEIIAVLDQVASSVPWC, encoded by the exons ATGAACACCTGTGCACTGTCCATGATGACTCAGTCATCTCCTCCTTCACCAG GAGTATCGGCTAAATCTCATGAAAGGGAGTTGCTAGATTCTGCCTTCGGAGGGTTTGTGGTTTTGTTGTCTTTGAATGGCAAGGTCATCTTCACCACTAAGGGCATAACTACACACACTGGAATTAACCAG ATGGATTTGATCGGAAGGAGTTTGTTGGAGTTCTTGCATCCATGTGATCAGATGGAGGTCAAAGACCTTCTCACGAGACTGATCG GCAACCGAGGACAGCAAGAATGTGAGGTGTTCCTCCGCATTAAAAGTGTGATGAACCAGAAGCTGACTCCTTGGAAA ATTATTCAGTGTACTGGAAAGAAAAAGTCATCTTCCACACCTGGATCCAGTTGTCTAGTCCTTCAGTGCAGGGTTCTGCCCATGCAAGACGTCACTGAACTGAATGCAGCACTGAATATAAGTACATTCATGAGCGTACACAGCCCAGACATGAAGTTCACCTACTGCCACTCAAG GGTTGTGAAGTTGACTGGCTTTCATAACACAGAGCTGTTGGGCCAATCTGTGTACCAGTACTATCATCCATCTGACTGCCAGAAAATCCACAGGGCACACGTTTACT TGTTTTCCAAGGGTCAGGTGTCGACTGGTAAATATCGGCTGCTGCACGGACATGGTGGCTATGTGTGGGCAGAAACAGACGCATCATTGGTGTGCAACAGTCGTACTGGTGTGCCAGAGAGTGTCGTCTGCATCAATTACATTCTTAG TGGAGTGGAGCAGCCCGATTTGACATATTTGCTGAAGCAGACAGAACAACTTCTGAAACCACATGACTTCCTTCTCAAAGAATCCAATCCTGCCGCTTTTCCACTTGTCACCAAATCAGATGAGTGCAACAGTCCTACAAGAGCTTTAAACCAAAGAG tttttttctcagaAAGTGACATGCAGGAAGTTCATGACTGTACAGAGATCACACATAACACAGAAGAGTGCTGCAATTTCAATTGT GATCTGTGTGAGTTAGACTTGGACAGTCTGGCTCCATACATTCCAATGCACGGAGAAGACTTCTTGCTAACTCCCGTTTTCGAGGGGACAGAGGACAGCGCTGAACTAAATATGTGTGGATCATCGTTCAATAGTCCACATCAAAAACTGGACCCTCGGCTGCAAAATTCAGAGGGAACAGTCTTTCATCCTTTAAAGAGACTTACACATACCAAACAAAGTGTCAGTCATTATTTTTTCACAAACAG AAACAACGATACTGACCTGATATCAACACAGCAGTGGAATGAGAGTCTAGATCCTGTGAACAGAAACTCAAAG GGTGAGACATATCTTTGGAGGGAGGATGCACTTAAAGTTTTGCAACGTCCCAACAGaacacactggacttttg ATGGATCAACACCAAGGCCATATGGCGGAGACCCAAATACTCTTGGAATTAAGTTCAGATCGCTTCCAGAGAATCCCAGGTGTCATCCTCAGAACAGAAGATACCGTGCTGATGTAAAAGCGCTCCCAGCACCATTGACTCTGCCTGTGCTGAGCGGCTGGGAATGTGAGGTCAATGCGCCTCTTGACCCCACATCATATTTGCTCCAAGGGACAGAAATTATAGCTGTTTTGGACCAAGTTGCCTCAAGTGTGCCTTGGTGCTGA
- the LOC127985873 gene encoding skin secretory protein xP2 isoform X3 has product MSLFRSPAKMAERRVKYLRLTALRQEGNEVGALAQVFWSLAEGMGYNDAALKDHFNGGLDDPVPQEEMAQLETLEFWEFVRYLQFRCRWDAPATPVSSGRVVVSPAPLPRKAVSPAPQYKMAANPAPMPKLATGPAPQYKMAASPAPQHKMATSPVPQHEMAASPAPQYKMAANPAPMPKLATGPASQYKRAASPAPQHKIAASPAPQHKMAASPAPQQKMAASPAPQHKMADSKPESPDKVHDAVPEAEAVPDAVPEAEAVPDAVPEAEAVPVAFPEAEAVPDAVPEAEVAPDAEAVPEAEVVSEVEAVPVAVLEAEAVLDPVLEAEAVPEAVPIAVTEAVPEAVPEVEAVPDAVPEAEVAPDAESVLDAVPEAEEVPEAEAVPEAVPNAVTEAVPDAVPEVEAVPDAVPEAEAVPEAVPDAEAVPDAEAVPEAVPEAEAVLEAAPEAVTEVVSEAVPEAVPEAEAPQVFTDSPESILSFRGLSGVGSGSGGLSGVESGASGPSRAKSSHWMVCCSILGDSCLDHVDVVVVCSDLGDSDFDHKAVVVFRSALEGFDFDHKAVVVFRSALEGLDFDPKAVVVFRSTRVGASTGSV; this is encoded by the exons atgtcacttttccgttccccagccaagatggcggagaggcgGGTCAAGTATCTTCGGTTGACCGCCCTCCGTCAAGAGGGCAACgaagtgggtgccctggctcaagtgttctggtccctggctgaAGGCATGGGATACAATGATGCGGCCCTTAAAGACCACTTCAATGGcgggctggatgatccagtgCCTCAGGAAGAGATGGCGCAGTTGGAGACGCTGGAGTTCTGGGAATTCGTGCGGTACCTGCAGTTtcggtgtcggtgggatgccccagccactcctgtctcttccggcagggtggtcgtcagcccagcaccactgcccaggaaggccgtcagcccagcgccacagtacaagatggccgctaacccagcgccaatgcccaaattggccaccggtccagcaccacagtacaagatggccgccagtccagcgccacaacacaaaatggccaccagcccagtgccacagcacgagatggccgccagcccagcgccacagtacaagatggccgctaacccggcgccaatgcccaaattggccaccggtccagcgtcTCAGTACAAgagggccgccagcccagcgccacaacacaagatagccgccagcccagcgccacagcacaagatggccgccagcccagcgccacagcaaaagatggccgccagcccagcgccacagcacaagatggccgactcaaagcctgagtctccagataaggtgcacgatgctgttccggaggccgaggcggtgcccgatgctgttccggaggccgaggcggtgcccgatgctgttccggaggccgaggcggttcccgttgcttttccagaggccgaggcggtgcccgacgctgttccagaggccgaggtggcacccgatgccgaggctgttccggaggccgaggtggtgtccgaggtcgaggcagtgcccgttgctgttctggaggccgaggcggtgctcgatcctgttctggaggccgaggcggtgcccgaggctgttcccattgcagttaccgaggcggtgccagaggctgttccggaggtcgaggcggtgcccgacgctgttccagaggccgaggtggcacccgatgccgagtcggtgctcgatgctgttccggaggccgaggaggtgcccgaggccgaggcggtgcccgaggctgttcccaatgcagttactgaggcggtgcccgacgctgttccggaggtcgaggcggtgcccgacgctgttccagaggccgaggcggtgcccgaggctgttccggatgccgaggcggtgcctgatgccgaggcggtgcccgaggctgttccagaggccgaggcggtgctcgaggccgctcccgaggccgttaccgaggtggtgtccgaggccgttccagaggcagtgcctgAAGCCGAGGCAcctcaggtcttcacagacagtccagagtctaTTCTGAGTttccgtggactctccggagtcgggtcaggttccggtggactctcaggagtcgagtcgggtgccagtggaccctccagagccaagtcaagtcactggatGGTCTGCTGCTCCATTCTGGGGGACTCCTGTCTCGACCACGTGGatgtggtggtcgtctgctccgACCTAGGggactctgactttgaccacaaggctgtggtggtcttccgctccgccctggagggctttgactttgaccacaaggctgtggtggtcttccgctccgccctggagggtttAGACTTTGACcccaaggccgtggtggtcttccgctccacccggGTGGGCGCCTCAACAG GATCTGTGTGA
- the sart1 gene encoding U4/U6.U5 tri-snRNP-associated protein 1, with the protein MGSSKKHKEKEKEKDRDREHKKHRHKDRDKDKDREREKRKRSRSRERNSRGAERDRSGKTERSNAEPRVKREKLDSAFEDNSEPGPKSASGDASLSIEETNKLRAKLGLKPLDLHESKKEAGTKEEPLLAETINPVHIRQQAEMREKLAALKEKRLLNQKLGKVKVLGDEEPWLDDTAAWVERSRKLAKEKEMAEKRAKLLEEMDEEFGVSSLVEQEFAQEKRDAYSSRDLKGLKVQHKMDSFREGETVILTIEDKGVLEEEEDVLVNVGLVDKEKAEKNVELKKKKPDYKPYEEEESVDDMVTFKTKSVLSKYDEEIEGEKKKSFRLSAGGFVGGERERELQAIRENLRNQAQSLDMPALSLANEYYTPQEMVGFKKTKCKVKKIRKKEKILKAHDLLVDEIRSTDFGSRSRGRGRKQADEEERAELGEVSVEASSKASDVLQQSDDIRMADMDISDDEDFTPPAPTVLEEDEAEQELQKQLEKQRKLRQKQMLKDSGEKVAQHINRLVKTGDDDNDPDKRNNIVFNATSEFCRTLGDIPTYGLSGNREDQEDMIDFEKDDEKEGAGQSDSDMDDNVGWSTVNLDQEKNQADFSITSTTILDEEPIVNSGLAAALLLCKNKGLLDTQMLKVARVKTPKGALPNDNYAIEDKMNIDDKYSRREEYRGFTQDFKDKDNYKPDIKIEYVDESGRHLTPKEAFRQLSHRFHGKGSGKMKTERRMKKLEEEALLKKMSSSDTPLGTVALLQEKQKSQKTPYIVLSGSGKSMNANTITK; encoded by the exons ATGGGATCATCaaagaaacacaaagagaaagagaaggagaaggaCCGGGATCGCGAGCACAAGAAACACCGTCACAAGGATCGAGACAAGGACAAGGACCGCGAgcgagagaagagaaagagatcCCGCTCCAGAGAGAGGAACAGCCGGGGAGCAGAGAGAGACCGGAGCGGTAAAACAGAGAGGAGCAATGCGGAGCCGAGAGTCAAGAGAGAGAAGCTTGATTCTGCTTTCGAGGACAACAGCG AACCAGGTCCCAAATCTGCCAGTGGTGATGCTTCACTCAGCATTGAAGAGACCAA TAAACTGAGGGCCAAGCTAGGTTTGAAACCCCTTGATCTCCATGAAAGCAAGAAAG AGGCTGGGACCAAGGAGGAGCCCCTCCTGGCCGAGACCATCAATCCTGTCCATATCAGACAACAGGCTGAGATGAGAGAGAAACTGGCTGCTCTTAAAGAGAAGCGTCTGCTCAATCAGAAACTGGG GAAAGTGAAGGTGCTTGGAGATGAGGAACCATGGCTGGACGACACAGCTGCCTGGGTGGAGAGGAGTCGCAAACTAGCCAAAGAGAAGGAGATGGCGGAGAAGAGG GCCAAGCTCCTAGAGGAGATGGATGAAGAGTTCGGTGTGAGCAGTCTGGTCGAGCAAGAGTTTGCACAGGAAAAAAGG GACGCATACAGCTCACGTGATCTCAAAGGGCTGAAGGTTCAACACAAGATGGACTCTTTCAGAGAGGGGGAAACGGTTATCTTAACTATAGAAGACAAAG GCGttctggaggaggaggaggacgtgCTGGTAAATGTGGGTCTGGTGGACAAAGAGAAAGCGGAGAAAAATGTGGAACTAAAGAAGAAGAAGCCAGATTATAAACCTTATGAAGAAGAGGAGAGTGTGGATGACATGGTCACT TTCAAGACGAAGTCTGTGCTGTCTAAGTACGATGAGGAGATCGAGGGGGAGAAGAAGAAGAGTTTCAGGCTGAGTGCCGGAGGTTTTGTGGGAGGTGAGAGAGAGCGGGAGCTGCAGGCCATCAGAGAGAATCTGCGCAACCAGGCCCAGTCTCTGGACATGCCTGCTCTCTCCCTCGCCAACGAATACTACACGCCACAGGAGATG GTGGGTTTTAAGAAGACCAAATGCAAAGTCAAGAAAATCCGGAAGAAAGAGAAAATTCTCAAGGCTCATGACCTCTTGGTGGATGAAATTCGAAGCACAGATTTCGGCTCCAG GTCTCGAGGGCGAGGTAGAAAGCAAGCAGATGAGGAGGAGAGGGCGGAGCTTGGAGAGGTTTCTGTGGAGGCCAGCAGCAAGGCCAGTGATGTCCTCCAGCAGTCAGATGACATCAGAATGGCTGACATGGACATTAGTGATGATG AGGACTTCACCCCGCCAGCTCCTACTGTATTAGAAGAAGATGAAGCCGAGCAGGAGCTCCAGAAACAGCTTGAGAAACAGAGGAAACTCAGACAAAAACAGATGCTCAAAGACTCAGGAGAAAAG GTGGCTCAGCACATTAATCGACTCGTGAAGACGGGAGATGATGACAACGACCCAGACAAAAGGAACAACATTGTGTTTAATGCCACCTCTGAATTCTGCCGCACTCTTGGAGACATCCCCACATATGGGCTGTCAGGCAACCGAGAGGACCAAGAGGATATGATT GACTTTGAGAAGGACGATGAGAAAGAAGGAGCCGGACAGTCAGACTCTGATATGGATGACAACGTGGGCTGGAGCACCGTCAACCTGGATCAGGAGAAAAACCAGGCCGAT TTTTCCATAACCTCCACGACTATTCTGGATGAGGAGCCCATTGTGAACTCCGGTCTCGCTGCCGCTCTACTTCTGTGCAAAAACAAAG GACTGCTGGACACACAGATGCTGAAGGTGGCTCGTGTTAAAACCCCAAAAGGAGCTCTGCCAAATGATAACTACGCCATCGAAGACAAGAT GAATATTGACGACAAGTACAGCAGGAGGGAGGAGTACCGAGGCTTCACTCAGGATTTCAAAGACAAGGATAACTACAAGCCAGACATCAAAATCGAATACGTTGACGAATCTGGTCGCCATCTCACTCCTAAAGAG GCTTTCAGACAGCTGTCCCATCGTTTCCATGGAAAAGGCTCTGGCAAGATGAAAACGGAGCGGAGGATGAAAAAGCTTGAGGAAGAGGcg CTGCTGAAGAAGATGAGCAGCAGTGACACTCCTCTGGGCACCGTTGCTCTTCTGCAGGAAAAGCAGAAGTCCCAGAAAACTCCTTATATTGTGCTAAGTGGCAGCGGGAAGAGCATGAATGC GAATACTATtacaaaataa